A window from Aliamphritea hakodatensis encodes these proteins:
- a CDS encoding TRAP transporter large permease, with translation MTLMMLGVMLVLLLAGFPMMMPLLCAAVLAFAIYYPDLSLQLVIQQMIGGVKPSALIAVPMFILAADIITRGHSADRLVDVVMRFMGHIRGGLAVSVTTACAMFGAVCGSTQATVVAIGGAMRPRMLKAGYNDSFSIGLIINAADLAYLIPPSIGMIIYGVISGTSISELFIAGLGPGLLIIVLFSMYCIWYARRHNIPVEPKANWSQRLTALRRAMWPAGFPLIVVGGIYGGIFSPTEAAAICVLYALILELCVFRSINLKDVADIALSTGAVTSVVFILIAAGAAFSWVLSYAQIPQQIIASLGLEGAGVITTLIAINIAFFVGCMFVDSIVVILILVPIFAPLVKATGLDPVLVGVMITLQVAIGAATPPFGCNIFTAVAVFRRPFVEVIRGIHPFLIILFVVTALMMAFPEIALWPRDLAFR, from the coding sequence ATGACGTTAATGATGCTCGGCGTAATGCTGGTCCTGTTACTGGCAGGATTCCCAATGATGATGCCCCTGCTGTGTGCTGCAGTACTGGCATTCGCAATTTACTATCCGGATCTCAGCCTGCAGCTGGTCATCCAGCAGATGATCGGTGGGGTTAAACCCTCTGCCCTGATTGCCGTGCCGATGTTTATTCTGGCGGCGGACATCATCACGCGAGGCCATTCAGCCGACCGTTTAGTGGATGTGGTAATGCGCTTTATGGGCCATATCCGTGGCGGTCTGGCAGTCTCGGTCACCACCGCCTGCGCCATGTTCGGTGCGGTATGCGGCTCGACTCAGGCAACCGTGGTTGCCATTGGCGGCGCGATGCGTCCGCGGATGCTCAAAGCCGGCTACAACGATTCGTTTTCCATCGGCCTGATCATCAACGCAGCAGACCTTGCCTATCTGATTCCGCCGTCTATCGGCATGATCATTTACGGGGTCATCTCCGGCACCTCAATTTCTGAGCTGTTCATCGCCGGCCTCGGCCCGGGGCTGCTGATCATCGTGCTGTTCTCGATGTACTGTATCTGGTACGCCCGACGCCACAATATTCCGGTAGAACCGAAAGCTAACTGGTCACAGCGTTTAACCGCGCTGCGCCGGGCAATGTGGCCGGCAGGTTTCCCGCTGATCGTGGTGGGCGGTATCTACGGCGGTATCTTCAGCCCTACAGAAGCGGCAGCCATCTGTGTACTGTATGCCCTGATACTGGAACTGTGCGTGTTCCGCTCAATCAACCTGAAGGATGTCGCCGACATCGCCCTGTCGACCGGTGCGGTAACCTCAGTGGTATTCATTCTGATTGCCGCCGGTGCCGCCTTCTCCTGGGTGCTGTCTTACGCGCAAATTCCCCAGCAGATCATTGCCTCACTGGGCCTTGAAGGCGCCGGCGTGATTACCACCCTGATCGCCATCAACATCGCCTTCTTCGTCGGCTGTATGTTTGTGGACTCCATCGTGGTTATCCTGATTCTGGTACCGATCTTTGCACCGCTGGTAAAAGCCACCGGACTGGACCCGGTATTGGTGGGTGTGATGATCACTCTGCAGGTGGCCATCGGTGCGGCAACCCCGCCATTTGGCTGTAACATCTTTACCGCCGTTGCGGTATTCCGCCGGCCGTTTGTTGAGGTTATCCGCGGCATTCATCCGTTCCTGATCATCCTGTTTGTGGTCACGGCACTGATGATGGCCTTCCCGGAAATCGCCCTCTGGCCCCGGGATCTGGCCTTCCGTTAA
- a CDS encoding HopJ type III effector protein encodes MDLNTFIQNLNNAVQMDFEDTMAVIEQHYNYTPTRFMNGLGDNPVVNEAGTNEGSCKIFAFASQNKLSEQQTLNCFGRFYREDVLKNPQGSDHGNIRNFMEYGWAGIQFEGEALAAK; translated from the coding sequence ATGGATCTGAACACCTTCATCCAAAACCTGAACAACGCAGTACAGATGGATTTCGAAGACACCATGGCTGTTATTGAACAGCACTATAACTACACCCCAACCCGTTTCATGAACGGCCTGGGCGATAATCCGGTTGTGAATGAAGCCGGCACAAATGAAGGCTCCTGTAAAATTTTTGCATTCGCCAGCCAGAACAAACTCAGCGAACAGCAAACCCTGAACTGCTTCGGCCGTTTTTACCGTGAAGATGTGCTGAAAAACCCGCAAGGCAGCGACCACGGCAACATCCGTAACTTCATGGAATACGGCTGGGCCGGCATTCAGTTTGAAGGTGAAGCACTGGCGGCTAAATAG
- a CDS encoding sulfite exporter TauE/SafE family protein: MLELEFIFAYIALGSVVGVLAGLLGIGGGLLMVPALTSLFIWQGYPLEQVVHLALGTSMASIVLTSVSSMRAHNRRGGVIWPVVKNISPGIVLGAFLATFLAASLSGVFLAVFFACFLVFVSIQMFLNKKPKPSRSIPGFWGLFSAGTGIGGFSALVSIGGGTLTVPYLSWHNVDVKQAIGTSAAIGLPISLAGTVGYLINGWSVDINGWLIFGFVNLPAVLLISALSFTTAPLGAKLAHSLPVPVLKKGFAVLLLVLAARMLLSVS, from the coding sequence ATGCTGGAACTGGAATTTATATTTGCCTATATCGCACTGGGTTCGGTGGTCGGTGTGCTGGCGGGGCTGCTCGGCATCGGTGGCGGCTTGCTGATGGTACCGGCGCTGACCAGTCTGTTCATCTGGCAGGGCTACCCGCTGGAACAGGTGGTGCATTTGGCACTGGGCACCTCAATGGCGTCGATTGTTTTAACCTCTGTTTCCAGTATGCGGGCTCATAACCGTCGGGGCGGGGTAATCTGGCCGGTGGTGAAGAATATCTCCCCGGGGATTGTACTGGGGGCGTTTCTGGCGACCTTTCTGGCGGCCTCGTTAAGCGGGGTGTTTCTGGCGGTATTTTTCGCCTGCTTCCTGGTATTTGTTTCGATTCAGATGTTCCTGAACAAGAAGCCCAAACCAAGCCGTTCGATTCCCGGATTCTGGGGCTTGTTCTCCGCCGGTACCGGTATCGGAGGGTTTTCCGCACTGGTATCCATCGGCGGCGGTACCCTGACAGTGCCGTATCTGAGCTGGCATAACGTCGATGTTAAACAGGCCATCGGTACCTCGGCAGCCATCGGTTTGCCAATCTCACTGGCGGGCACTGTCGGCTACCTGATCAACGGCTGGTCCGTGGACATCAATGGCTGGCTGATCTTTGGTTTTGTAAATCTCCCCGCGGTGCTGCTGATTTCAGCACTGAGCTTCACCACAGCGCCACTGGGAGCCAAACTGGCCCACAGCCTGCCGGTGCCGGTACTGAAAAAAGGCTTTGCTGTTCTGCTGCTGGTGCTGGCCGCGCGGATGCTGTTGTCGGTCAGTTAA
- a CDS encoding SulP family inorganic anion transporter produces the protein MLQLLVKRSQSLKADVLSGLTVALALVPEAVAFAFVAGVEPLVGLYAAFMVGLITATIGGRPGMISGATGALAVVMVSLVAMHGVEYLFATVVLMGIFQILAGVFRLGKFIRMVPHPVMLGFVNGLAIVIFLAQMKQFQMLDDDGNLTWLDSESMMMMLGLVALTMAIIHFLPKLTKALPSTLVAIITVTAIVIGLDLDARSVQDVLADMTGNPAASIAGGLPQFHIPMVPITFETLQIIVPYALILAAIGLIESLLTLTLIDEITETRGRGNKECVGQGVANVATGFFGGMGGCAMIGQSMINISSGGTGRASGISAALFLLTFILIGSSWIEIIPVAALVGVMFIVVIGTFEWASLRLINKIPRADIFVVITVTVVTVLTDLAIAVIVGVIVSALVFAWQHAKNMRVETSMENNGYLKIYEPNGPLFFSSVQNFRDQFTPRYDPQEVIIDFKNCRVMDHSGIEVIDSLVERYQKGGIDIHLRHLSPECIRLLEKAGSAVEINRAEDPEYKVADDKLA, from the coding sequence ATGCTGCAATTGTTAGTTAAGCGTTCACAGAGCCTGAAAGCTGATGTTCTTTCCGGCCTTACTGTTGCTCTGGCCCTGGTGCCGGAAGCTGTCGCCTTTGCCTTCGTGGCGGGCGTAGAACCGTTGGTCGGCTTATATGCTGCCTTCATGGTTGGTCTGATTACTGCCACGATTGGCGGTCGTCCGGGTATGATTTCCGGCGCGACAGGCGCGTTGGCGGTGGTAATGGTCAGCCTGGTTGCCATGCACGGTGTGGAATATCTGTTTGCCACTGTGGTGCTCATGGGGATATTCCAGATACTCGCCGGGGTGTTCCGGCTGGGTAAATTTATCCGTATGGTGCCGCATCCGGTGATGCTCGGCTTTGTTAACGGTCTGGCGATCGTTATCTTCCTGGCCCAGATGAAGCAGTTCCAGATGCTGGACGATGACGGCAATCTGACCTGGCTGGACAGCGAGTCCATGATGATGATGCTGGGGCTGGTGGCGCTGACTATGGCCATTATCCACTTCCTGCCGAAGCTGACTAAGGCACTGCCTTCTACCCTGGTGGCCATCATTACTGTCACCGCCATTGTGATCGGCCTGGATCTGGATGCCCGCAGTGTTCAGGATGTACTGGCTGATATGACGGGTAATCCGGCTGCTTCTATTGCTGGCGGCTTACCGCAGTTCCATATCCCTATGGTGCCTATTACTTTTGAAACCCTGCAAATTATCGTGCCTTACGCGCTGATTCTGGCGGCAATAGGTCTGATCGAGTCACTGCTGACGCTGACGCTGATCGATGAGATCACCGAAACCCGCGGCCGTGGTAACAAGGAATGTGTCGGTCAGGGGGTTGCTAACGTGGCGACTGGCTTCTTTGGCGGTATGGGCGGTTGTGCCATGATCGGTCAGAGCATGATCAACATCAGCTCCGGCGGTACCGGCCGTGCCTCAGGTATTTCGGCGGCATTATTCCTGCTGACATTCATTCTGATCGGCTCCAGCTGGATCGAAATTATCCCGGTAGCAGCGCTGGTTGGCGTCATGTTTATCGTGGTAATCGGTACCTTTGAGTGGGCCAGTCTGCGTCTGATTAATAAGATTCCCCGGGCCGATATATTCGTGGTAATTACAGTGACAGTGGTCACGGTACTGACGGATCTGGCGATTGCCGTGATTGTCGGTGTCATTGTATCGGCACTGGTCTTTGCCTGGCAGCATGCGAAAAATATGCGTGTGGAAACCAGCATGGAGAACAACGGTTATCTGAAGATTTACGAGCCGAATGGCCCTCTGTTCTTCAGCTCTGTGCAGAATTTCCGTGACCAGTTCACGCCACGCTACGACCCGCAGGAAGTGATTATCGACTTTAAAAACTGCCGGGTAATGGACCACTCAGGGATCGAAGTCATTGATTCTCTGGTGGAGCGTTACCAGAAGGGCGGTATCGATATTCACCTGCGTCACCTCAGCCCGGAATGTATCCGCTTGCTGGAAAAGGCTGGCAGTGCAGTTGAAATCAACCGTGCTGAAGATCCTGAATACAAAGTGGCAGACGACAAGTTAGCCTGA
- the dinB gene encoding DNA polymerase IV, whose product MSDEKGTSGPPRKIIHCDCDCFFAAVEMRDDPSLRNIPIAIGGASDRRGVISTCNYPAREFGIHSAMSTAKALVKCPHLHLLPGNMEKYRQASQQIMAIYQDYTDLIEPLSLDEAFLDVTGSEHCGGSATRIAEEIRARVFAEVGITISAGVAGNKFLAKIASDWRKPDGLFVVPPYEMESFIETLPVAKIFGVGKVTAAKLHEMGIETCGQLKQFSLAQLVDRFGRFGKRLYELARGIDERPVKVSRERKSVSVEHTYPQDLKDLNTCLQQLPVLMQELQRRYHKHKDKRDISGAVVKLKFHDFSQTTVEQATPTPNLALYRHLCEQAWQRGERPVRLIGLGYRLVEHKPRQGVQLSLFD is encoded by the coding sequence ATGTCTGACGAAAAAGGGACATCAGGCCCGCCACGTAAAATCATCCATTGTGACTGCGACTGTTTTTTTGCCGCCGTTGAAATGCGCGATGATCCTTCTCTGAGAAATATACCCATTGCTATTGGCGGCGCGTCAGACCGCAGAGGCGTTATCTCTACCTGTAATTATCCGGCCCGGGAATTCGGTATCCATTCGGCTATGTCGACCGCCAAGGCGCTGGTGAAATGCCCGCATTTGCATTTACTGCCCGGTAATATGGAAAAATACCGTCAGGCATCGCAGCAGATTATGGCCATTTATCAGGATTACACTGACCTGATTGAACCCCTGTCGCTGGATGAAGCCTTTCTGGATGTCACCGGTTCAGAACATTGCGGCGGCAGTGCGACCCGTATTGCTGAAGAAATCCGCGCCCGGGTATTTGCTGAGGTCGGCATTACCATTTCTGCCGGGGTGGCAGGGAATAAGTTTCTGGCTAAAATCGCCAGTGACTGGCGTAAACCGGATGGCCTTTTTGTGGTGCCGCCCTATGAAATGGAATCTTTTATTGAAACCCTGCCGGTGGCAAAGATATTCGGCGTGGGCAAGGTAACTGCGGCAAAGCTTCATGAAATGGGCATTGAGACCTGTGGCCAGTTAAAGCAGTTTTCGCTGGCACAGCTGGTTGACCGTTTCGGCCGTTTCGGTAAACGCTTATATGAGCTGGCCCGGGGCATTGATGAGCGGCCGGTAAAGGTATCCCGTGAGCGTAAATCAGTCAGCGTTGAACATACCTATCCGCAGGACCTGAAGGACCTGAATACCTGTTTGCAGCAATTACCGGTGCTGATGCAGGAATTGCAGCGCCGCTATCATAAACATAAAGATAAACGGGATATCAGCGGGGCGGTTGTAAAGCTGAAGTTTCATGATTTTTCGCAAACCACGGTTGAGCAGGCGACACCGACGCCAAACCTCGCACTTTACCGGCATTTATGCGAGCAGGCCTGGCAGCGTGGCGAACGCCCGGTAAGGCTGATCGGTCTGGGTTACCGGCTGGTGGAGCATAAACCCCGGCAGGGCGTACAGCTGAGTCTGTTCGACTGA
- a CDS encoding helix-turn-helix domain-containing protein, with amino-acid sequence MKKFNSAFARRLVISHLVNTIERPSVPALMQETGWPRRTIQDVIKAIPGLGIKIHFKQDGRRNNDGYYVIDNWGPFDPAWVGSHLKSLESSLKRH; translated from the coding sequence ATGAAAAAATTCAATTCCGCCTTTGCTCGCCGTTTAGTTATTTCTCACCTTGTTAACACGATTGAACGCCCCAGTGTGCCTGCGCTGATGCAGGAAACCGGCTGGCCACGCCGCACCATTCAGGACGTCATTAAAGCGATCCCGGGGCTGGGGATCAAAATTCATTTTAAGCAGGATGGCCGCCGAAATAACGATGGCTACTATGTGATTGATAACTGGGGCCCGTTTGATCCGGCCTGGGTCGGCAGCCACCTGAAATCACTTGAGTCTTCTTTAAAGCGTCATTAA
- a CDS encoding sensor domain-containing protein has translation MTSDLIDTDASRLFQQLIDGVANLYDEAFFQGLVNGLAKALGADLAMVSLLDHENPNNATSLALRLDGVPAANIYYRLENTPCFDLKGRKVLYIPEGAMMRYPQADMLNRLEMDGYLGIPLCDHDDRPMGNLLVASRGRLKVASGLMRLLPVLINRVESELTRLSLSKRLRDSNDQLQRIQSLASLGGWTLDVQSRQLSCSAQARSLFGLHSQRSAFLSDVLEKLFTEDREQLQGLTEKVLTRKLMDTCLVRLKHPTGSTRWLHIQAEPVTDPFREVTLIRGVVQDMTELINSQNQVIDNEMRFRALVDASPYGIIEINLEGVVIFANPKAHQIFAYPPDRMVGRSISETMLTEEREYYSRKLTRMVDEFPHLDTYSRKGIRQDGSVIDIQVNINYRLNEQGKTRGFVGFISDITSRNRRELKLRQLSTVVEQSPSAILITNQQGVIEYVNPAFEASTGYDSQVAIGETPRILKSGKMPEHIYAGLWENLHQGLPWRGELLNHRANKEEFWALTSIAPITGDDHQITHYVCIMEDITRHKQQEQQLAFQAKYDAVTGLPNRMVAMQRLTNSIKLAKKRGTHVLVIFIDLDHFKRINDSFGHSTGDRFLSSVAELLKEAVRSEDIIARFGGDEFLLIMDDIDEISVAERIIEKVLRAFNAPVYIDEHELFVTASLGGAVYPQDGDSAETLLRNADAAMYIAKSRGRNDYHFFTPEMNQHAQQQMIMETHLQRALEFEEMSLHFQPITCSRRSEIVACEVLLRWHSPVLSNVSPDDFIPLAEDLGLINELGEWVIERALEQYLKWRSSLPDDFRMCINVSPKQFQKNGFADWLLALLEQHQLSPQVLELEITEGLLLNRWSEVDEQIQKITGAGIRLSIDDFGTGFASISYLRRYSFNTLKIDKSFVAASLTDSADAALIRSVIALAQGMGLTTVAEGVETPEQAELLQQLGCDRMQGFLYSKPVSQELFIHLIRSSEDVQPA, from the coding sequence GTGACCTCTGATCTTATTGATACGGATGCTTCACGGTTATTTCAGCAGTTGATCGATGGAGTGGCTAACCTGTATGACGAAGCCTTTTTTCAGGGGCTGGTTAACGGGTTGGCAAAAGCACTGGGTGCTGACCTGGCAATGGTGTCTCTGCTGGATCACGAAAACCCGAATAACGCCACCAGTCTGGCGCTTCGCCTTGACGGCGTACCTGCCGCGAACATTTATTATCGTCTTGAAAATACCCCCTGTTTTGACCTGAAAGGGCGAAAGGTCCTGTATATCCCTGAGGGTGCCATGATGCGTTATCCCCAGGCGGATATGCTTAACAGGCTGGAGATGGACGGTTATCTTGGTATTCCCCTGTGTGATCATGACGATCGGCCCATGGGTAACCTGCTGGTTGCCTCCCGCGGGCGGCTTAAGGTGGCCTCCGGGCTGATGCGTTTATTACCGGTGCTGATTAACCGGGTTGAATCTGAACTTACCCGGCTGAGCCTTTCCAAACGCCTGCGTGACAGCAATGATCAGTTACAGCGTATTCAGAGCCTCGCCAGCCTCGGCGGCTGGACGCTTGACGTGCAGAGCCGGCAGCTCAGCTGCTCGGCGCAGGCACGGAGCCTGTTCGGGCTGCACTCCCAGCGCAGTGCCTTTTTAAGTGATGTACTTGAGAAACTGTTTACTGAAGACCGTGAACAGCTACAGGGCCTGACGGAAAAGGTGCTGACCCGCAAGTTGATGGATACCTGTCTGGTGCGGCTGAAGCACCCGACCGGCTCGACCCGCTGGTTGCATATTCAGGCGGAGCCGGTAACCGACCCTTTCAGGGAAGTGACCCTGATCAGAGGGGTTGTTCAGGATATGACCGAACTGATTAACAGCCAGAATCAGGTCATAGATAACGAGATGCGCTTCCGGGCGCTGGTCGACGCATCGCCCTACGGCATCATTGAGATCAACCTTGAAGGGGTGGTCATTTTTGCCAACCCCAAAGCCCACCAGATATTTGCCTATCCGCCGGACCGGATGGTAGGCCGGTCAATCAGTGAAACCATGCTGACAGAGGAACGGGAGTATTACAGCCGGAAACTGACCCGGATGGTGGATGAGTTCCCCCACCTGGATACTTACAGCCGCAAAGGTATCCGGCAGGACGGCAGTGTGATCGATATTCAGGTGAATATTAATTACCGGCTGAATGAGCAGGGTAAAACCCGCGGCTTTGTCGGGTTTATTTCCGATATCACCAGCCGTAACCGCCGGGAGCTGAAGTTACGCCAGCTATCGACGGTGGTTGAACAAAGCCCGTCCGCGATTCTGATTACCAACCAGCAGGGCGTTATCGAGTATGTGAATCCGGCCTTTGAAGCCAGCACGGGCTATGACAGCCAGGTTGCGATTGGCGAAACGCCGCGGATTCTGAAATCCGGCAAAATGCCGGAGCATATTTATGCCGGCCTGTGGGAAAATCTGCATCAGGGATTGCCGTGGCGGGGAGAGCTGCTGAATCACCGGGCGAATAAAGAAGAGTTCTGGGCGCTGACCAGCATTGCGCCGATTACCGGCGATGATCATCAGATCACCCATTATGTCTGCATCATGGAAGATATAACCCGGCATAAACAGCAGGAACAGCAGCTGGCGTTTCAGGCCAAATATGATGCGGTCACAGGATTACCGAACCGGATGGTTGCGATGCAGCGCCTGACGAACAGTATCAAGCTGGCAAAAAAGCGGGGTACCCATGTACTGGTTATATTCATCGATCTGGATCACTTTAAACGTATCAATGACAGTTTCGGACACAGTACCGGTGACCGTTTCCTGAGCAGCGTGGCAGAACTTCTGAAAGAAGCTGTCCGCAGCGAAGATATCATCGCCCGGTTTGGCGGGGATGAGTTTCTGCTGATCATGGATGATATCGACGAAATTTCCGTGGCAGAGCGGATCATTGAAAAAGTACTCCGGGCCTTCAATGCGCCGGTGTACATTGATGAGCATGAATTGTTTGTCACGGCGTCTCTGGGAGGCGCTGTTTATCCGCAGGACGGGGACAGTGCAGAAACCCTGCTGCGCAACGCGGATGCTGCGATGTACATTGCCAAGTCCAGAGGCCGTAACGATTACCACTTCTTTACACCTGAAATGAACCAGCATGCCCAGCAGCAGATGATCATGGAAACTCATTTGCAGCGGGCGCTGGAATTTGAAGAGATGAGCCTGCACTTTCAGCCCATCACCTGTAGCCGGCGAAGTGAGATCGTTGCCTGTGAGGTACTGTTACGCTGGCACAGCCCGGTGCTGTCCAATGTCAGCCCGGATGACTTTATTCCACTGGCGGAAGACCTTGGCCTGATTAATGAGCTGGGTGAGTGGGTGATTGAGCGGGCGCTGGAACAGTATCTGAAGTGGCGCAGTTCGCTGCCGGATGATTTCCGGATGTGTATCAATGTGTCGCCCAAACAGTTTCAGAAAAACGGCTTTGCTGACTGGTTGCTGGCATTACTGGAACAGCATCAGTTGTCACCGCAGGTACTTGAACTGGAAATTACCGAGGGCCTGTTGCTGAACCGCTGGTCGGAAGTGGATGAGCAGATACAGAAGATTACCGGGGCCGGTATTCGTTTATCCATCGATGATTTCGGGACAGGTTTTGCTTCTATCAGTTATTTACGCCGCTATTCATTTAATACCCTGAAAATTGATAAGTCTTTTGTCGCCGCCTCACTGACGGATTCTGCCGATGCGGCGCTGATCCGTTCGGTGATTGCACTGGCCCAGGGGATGGGGTTAACCACCGTGGCTGAAGGGGTTGAAACCCCGGAACAGGCAGAGCTTCTACAGCAGCTCGGCTGTGACCGAATGCAGGGGTTTCTGTACAGCAAACCCGTCAGTCAGGAGCTTTTCATACACCTGATCCGGTCATCTGAAGACGTGCAGCCTGCTTAG